The following coding sequences are from one Campylobacter sp. RM16187 window:
- a CDS encoding alpha/beta fold hydrolase, with translation MSSKFSIYKDMAMLADIAYETIEVNDPTKNGYTVRQNSPANSSGFSATLYQKEDEIILALRGTETNSLEQFYYDVLVADVAELGTKSVPASQVTDMIRFIDGLKNSSDLISGNTKVTIVGHSLGGTLAQIASKMYPSLFDNCYTFNSPSRMSLNYRKIYKDSDGKYYWLGNEQVNFKHYVEYKIGEAFHNYQNTSMTTSVTDVRAKDAFSHIANLWWKERFGERIEVSGTNSNESIWRVA, from the coding sequence ATGAGTAGCAAGTTTTCAATATATAAAGATATGGCGATGCTAGCGGATATAGCTTATGAAACAATAGAAGTTAATGATCCTACTAAAAACGGCTATACTGTAAGACAAAACAGTCCTGCAAATTCCAGTGGTTTTTCTGCTACCTTATATCAAAAAGAGGATGAGATTATTTTAGCCTTAAGAGGAACGGAAACTAATTCTTTAGAGCAGTTTTATTATGACGTCTTAGTCGCCGATGTTGCAGAATTAGGCACAAAATCTGTTCCTGCAAGCCAAGTTACTGATATGATTAGATTTATTGATGGACTTAAGAATAGTAGCGATCTAATCTCTGGAAATACTAAGGTTACAATAGTTGGACACTCTCTTGGTGGAACACTAGCTCAAATAGCATCTAAGATGTATCCTTCTTTGTTTGATAATTGCTATACTTTTAACTCTCCTAGCAGAATGAGCTTAAATTACCGTAAAATTTATAAGGATAGCGATGGTAAGTATTATTGGTTAGGAAACGAGCAGGTAAATTTTAAACATTATGTTGAATATAAGATAGGCGAAGCCTTCCATAACTATCAAAACACTTCAATGACTACTTCAGTAACAGATGTAAGAGCTAAAGATGCATTCAGCCATATAGCAAATTTATGGTGGAAAGAAAGATTCGGAGAGAGAATAGAGGTCTCAGGAACGAATTCAAACGAAAGTATATGGAGAGTTGCATAA